From Streptomyces cyaneogriseus subsp. noncyanogenus, the proteins below share one genomic window:
- a CDS encoding signal recognition particle-docking protein FtsY, with amino-acid sequence MEIVILAVVIAVVVLGALGGLVVGSRRKKRQLPQPPPTTPDITAPPAEPHVGEEAETPRDEPRRTVEEVDLPDGGTGPVAVEEPPAVEELEVPAIEVPEPTAGRLVRLRARLSRSQNALGKGLLTLLSREHLDEDTWEEIEDTLLTADVGVQPTQELVERLRERVKVLGTRTPQELRSLLREELLTLIGPDLDRTVRTEPEGRKPGIVMVVGVNGTGKTTTTGKLARVLVADGNSVVLGAADTFRAAAADQLQTWGERVGAHTVRGPEGGDPASVAFDAVKEGKEIGADVVLIDTAGRLHTKTGLMDELRITSYNVCYTKLLRAADQLQTWGERVGAHTVGGPEGGDPAAVAFDAVKEGKEIGADVVLIDTAGRLHTKTGLMDELGKVKRVVEKHAPLDEVLLVLDATTGQNGLVQARVFAEVVDITGIVLTKLDGTAKGGIVVAVQRELGVPVKLVGLGEGADDLAPFEPEAFVDALIGD; translated from the coding sequence ATGGAAATCGTCATCCTTGCTGTAGTCATCGCCGTGGTCGTGCTCGGCGCGCTCGGCGGGCTGGTGGTGGGCAGCCGCCGCAAGAAGCGGCAACTGCCCCAGCCGCCGCCCACGACGCCCGACATCACCGCCCCTCCGGCCGAGCCGCACGTCGGCGAAGAGGCCGAGACACCGCGCGACGAACCGCGCCGGACGGTCGAGGAGGTGGACCTTCCGGACGGCGGCACCGGCCCCGTCGCCGTCGAGGAGCCCCCGGCCGTCGAAGAGCTCGAAGTACCCGCGATCGAGGTGCCCGAGCCCACCGCCGGCCGTCTGGTCCGGCTCCGCGCCCGCCTGTCCCGCTCCCAGAACGCCCTGGGCAAGGGCCTGCTCACGCTGCTGTCCCGCGAGCACCTCGACGAGGACACCTGGGAGGAGATCGAGGACACGCTGCTGACCGCCGACGTCGGTGTGCAGCCCACCCAGGAGCTGGTCGAGCGGCTGCGCGAGCGCGTCAAGGTGCTCGGCACCCGCACGCCGCAGGAGCTGCGCAGCCTGCTGCGCGAGGAACTGCTCACGCTGATCGGCCCGGACCTGGACCGCACCGTCCGGACCGAGCCCGAGGGCCGCAAGCCCGGCATCGTGATGGTCGTCGGCGTCAACGGCACCGGCAAGACCACCACCACCGGCAAGCTCGCCCGCGTCCTGGTGGCCGACGGCAACTCCGTCGTCCTGGGCGCTGCCGACACCTTCCGCGCCGCCGCCGCCGACCAGCTCCAGACCTGGGGCGAGCGGGTCGGCGCCCACACCGTGCGCGGCCCCGAGGGCGGCGACCCGGCCTCCGTCGCCTTCGACGCGGTCAAGGAGGGCAAGGAGATCGGCGCCGACGTCGTCCTCATCGACACCGCCGGCCGCCTGCACACCAAGACCGGCCTCATGGACGAGCTTCGTATAACTTCGTATAATGTATGCTATACGAAGTTATTACGCGCCGCCGACCAGCTCCAGACCTGGGGCGAGCGGGTCGGCGCCCACACCGTGGGCGGCCCCGAGGGCGGCGACCCGGCCGCCGTCGCCTTCGACGCGGTCAAGGAGGGCAAGGAGATCGGCGCCGACGTCGTCCTCATCGACACCGCCGGCCGCCTGCACACCAAGACCGGCCTCATGGACGAGCTGGGCAAGGTCAAGCGCGTGGTGGAGAAGCACGCCCCGCTGGACGAGGTGCTGCTCGTGCTCGACGCCACCACCGGCCAGAACGGCCTGGTCCAGGCCCGTGTCTTCGCCGAGGTCGTCGACATCACCGGCATCGTGCTCACCAAGCTGGACGGCACCGCCAAGGGCGGCATCGTGGTCGCCGTCCAGCGGGAGCTGGGCGTGCCGGTCAAGCTGGTCGGCCTCGGCGAGGGCGCGGACGACCTCGCGCCGTTCGAGCCGGAGGCGTTCGTGGACGCGCTGATCGGTGACTGA
- a CDS encoding cytosine permease, with amino-acid sequence MSKTETEGALETRGIEQVPDQERTARTRELFPTWVGANISVLLLTMGASLVVAYHLNLWQALVVAVAAPIVSYGLVGLIGIAGKRGGAPGMALSRAVFGQRGNLLPGSLIWVARWGWETINAVTGAYAMLSVLDILFGIRANSVLDMVMLLAFVVATFAISGLGINAVQKCNKYATYLFGVFSVLVLVYLVVDTDWARVFDRPAGSVAAVITGVGLIAAGGVSWIPSAPDFTRYLPRTASAKGIVGVTVGGAGIVVLPMVLMGVVMAVSTPDLASAADPVSFLGEILPTWIAVPYLLIALIGMLLINSMSMYSAGFTAQTLGIKVPRHWAVSVNAVISLVFGGVLMLVATSFMGSFIAFLSLLAVAFSAWVGVFGADMLRRREYDGQAMADTGRTSAYWYRGGFSPAAVAAWAVGLVAGLMFSTSDWFTGPLAADNVIGEYGLGWVATIVISGLLYLVLPKPAVVVPARQAEPAGVPGQAGHTAPQESVTV; translated from the coding sequence ATGAGCAAAACCGAGACCGAAGGCGCTCTGGAAACCCGCGGCATCGAGCAGGTGCCCGATCAGGAGCGCACCGCGCGCACGCGCGAGCTGTTCCCCACCTGGGTGGGCGCCAACATCAGCGTCCTGCTGCTCACGATGGGCGCGAGCCTCGTCGTGGCCTACCACCTGAATCTCTGGCAGGCACTCGTGGTCGCCGTGGCCGCGCCGATCGTCTCCTACGGTCTGGTCGGGCTGATCGGCATCGCGGGCAAGCGCGGCGGCGCGCCCGGCATGGCGCTGTCCCGCGCGGTGTTCGGGCAGCGCGGCAATCTGCTGCCGGGTTCGCTGATCTGGGTCGCCCGCTGGGGCTGGGAGACCATCAACGCCGTCACCGGCGCCTACGCGATGCTCTCCGTCCTCGACATCCTGTTCGGCATACGGGCCAACAGCGTCCTGGACATGGTGATGCTGCTGGCCTTCGTGGTCGCGACCTTCGCGATCTCCGGCCTCGGCATCAACGCGGTCCAGAAGTGCAACAAGTACGCGACGTACCTGTTCGGCGTCTTCTCGGTCCTGGTGCTGGTCTATCTGGTCGTCGACACGGACTGGGCGCGGGTCTTCGACCGGCCCGCCGGGTCGGTGGCCGCGGTGATCACCGGCGTGGGGCTGATCGCGGCGGGCGGCGTGAGCTGGATCCCGTCCGCCCCCGACTTCACGCGCTATCTGCCGCGGACCGCCTCCGCCAAGGGGATCGTGGGCGTCACGGTCGGCGGTGCCGGCATCGTCGTCCTGCCCATGGTCCTGATGGGCGTGGTCATGGCCGTCTCGACGCCGGACCTGGCCTCGGCCGCCGACCCGGTCTCCTTCCTCGGCGAGATCCTGCCGACGTGGATCGCGGTGCCGTACCTGCTGATCGCCCTGATCGGCATGCTGCTGATCAACTCGATGTCGATGTACTCGGCGGGCTTCACCGCGCAGACCCTGGGCATCAAGGTCCCCCGGCACTGGGCGGTCTCGGTCAACGCCGTGATCTCCCTGGTGTTCGGCGGGGTGCTGATGCTGGTGGCGACCAGCTTCATGGGCTCCTTCATCGCCTTCCTGTCGCTGCTCGCGGTCGCCTTCTCCGCCTGGGTCGGCGTCTTCGGCGCCGACATGCTGCGCCGCAGGGAGTACGACGGCCAGGCCATGGCCGACACGGGACGCACCAGCGCCTACTGGTACCGGGGCGGGTTCTCCCCCGCCGCGGTGGCCGCCTGGGCGGTGGGCCTGGTCGCGGGCCTGATGTTCAGCACCTCCGACTGGTTCACCGGCCCGCTCGCCGCCGACAACGTCATCGGCGAGTACGGCCTCGGCTGGGTGGCCACGATCGTGATCTCCGGTCTGCTGTATCTGGTCCTGCCGAAGCCCGCGGTGGTCGTCCCCGCGCGGCAGGCCGAGCCGGCGGGGGTCCCCGGGCAGGCCGGCCACACCGCGCCGCAGGAGTCGGTCACCGTCTGA
- a CDS encoding acylphosphatase, which yields MSEEVRMVAWVRGRVQGVGFRWFTRARALELGSLSGFALNLDDGRVQVVAEGPQDRCDALLEWLRGDDTPGRVDGVTEIWDTPRGGYDGFAVR from the coding sequence TGAGCGAGGAAGTACGGATGGTCGCCTGGGTGCGCGGACGCGTCCAAGGTGTGGGTTTTCGCTGGTTCACGCGGGCGAGGGCCCTGGAACTCGGAAGTCTGAGTGGTTTTGCTCTCAATCTGGACGACGGGCGGGTCCAAGTGGTCGCGGAGGGTCCGCAGGACCGCTGCGATGCCCTGCTGGAGTGGCTCCGCGGCGACGACACGCCCGGCCGCGTGGACGGGGTGACAGAGATCTGGGACACACCTCGCGGCGGCTACGACGGCTTCGCCGTCCGGTGA
- the nsdA gene encoding transcriptional repressor NsdA, with protein sequence MGGNGGSGTSAGHAAHTGDAVSTEKRPNELLTSWFVRSGWSKGELARQVNRRARQLGANHISTDTSRVRRWLDGENPREPIPRILSELFSERFGVVVSVEDLGLRISRPLPSATGVDLPWTGPQTVALLSEFSRSDLMLARRGFLGSSLALSAGPSLIEPMQRWLVPSPQAPQPEPDPAPATRARGRLSKPELDLLETTTVMFRRWDAQCGGGLRRKAVVGQLHEVTDLLQEPQPEAVRRTLFKVAAELAELAGWMSYDVGLQPTAQKYFVLALHAAKEAGDRPLGSYILSSMSRQMIHLGRPDDALELIHLAQYGSRDCASPRTQSMLYAMEARAYANMGQPGKCQRAVRLAEDTFADADEWDDPDPDWIRFFSEAELHGENSHSFRDLAYVAGRSPTYASLAEPLMRRAVELFEKDSEHQRSYALNLIGMATVHLLRREPEESTVYAKEAMGIAAKVRSERVNTRIRKTVDTAVRDFGDLAEVADLSERLAVELPESPVAV encoded by the coding sequence GTGGGCGGCAACGGCGGAAGCGGGACGAGCGCTGGACACGCTGCGCACACTGGAGACGCCGTGAGCACCGAGAAGCGCCCCAACGAGCTGCTGACGTCGTGGTTCGTGCGCAGCGGCTGGTCCAAGGGGGAGCTCGCCCGCCAGGTCAACCGCCGCGCCCGCCAGCTCGGCGCCAACCACATCTCCACGGACACCTCGCGCGTGCGCCGCTGGCTCGACGGGGAGAACCCGCGCGAGCCCATCCCGCGCATCCTGTCCGAGCTGTTCTCCGAGCGCTTCGGCGTCGTCGTCTCCGTCGAGGACCTGGGGCTGCGCATCTCCCGCCCGCTCCCCTCCGCGACCGGCGTCGACCTGCCCTGGACGGGCCCGCAGACCGTGGCCCTGCTCAGCGAGTTCTCGCGCAGCGACCTGATGCTGGCGCGGCGCGGCTTCCTCGGGAGCTCGCTGGCCCTCTCCGCGGGCCCGTCCCTCATCGAACCCATGCAGCGCTGGCTCGTCCCCTCGCCGCAGGCCCCGCAGCCCGAGCCCGACCCGGCCCCTGCCACGCGGGCGCGGGGACGCCTGTCCAAGCCGGAGCTGGACCTGCTGGAGACGACCACGGTGATGTTCCGGCGGTGGGACGCCCAGTGCGGTGGCGGCCTGCGCCGCAAGGCCGTCGTCGGCCAGCTCCACGAGGTGACCGACCTCCTCCAGGAACCCCAGCCCGAGGCCGTGCGCCGCACGCTGTTCAAGGTCGCCGCCGAGCTGGCCGAGCTCGCCGGCTGGATGTCGTACGACGTCGGGCTCCAGCCCACCGCGCAGAAGTACTTCGTCCTCGCCCTGCACGCGGCCAAGGAGGCGGGCGACCGGCCGCTCGGCTCGTACATCCTCTCCAGCATGAGCCGGCAGATGATCCACCTCGGCCGGCCCGACGACGCGCTGGAGCTCATCCACCTCGCCCAGTACGGCAGCCGGGACTGCGCCAGCCCGCGCACCCAGTCGATGCTGTATGCGATGGAGGCCCGCGCCTACGCCAACATGGGCCAGCCCGGCAAGTGCCAGCGGGCCGTGCGACTGGCCGAGGACACCTTCGCCGACGCCGACGAGTGGGACGACCCGGACCCCGACTGGATCCGCTTCTTCTCCGAGGCCGAACTGCACGGCGAGAACTCCCACTCCTTCCGCGACCTCGCCTATGTCGCCGGCCGCAGCCCGACCTACGCCTCCCTGGCCGAGCCCTTGATGCGGCGGGCCGTGGAGCTGTTCGAGAAGGACAGCGAACACCAGCGGTCGTACGCGCTGAACCTCATCGGCATGGCCACCGTGCACCTCCTGCGGCGGGAACCGGAGGAGAGCACGGTCTACGCCAAGGAGGCCATGGGCATCGCCGCCAAGGTCCGCTCCGAACGCGTCAACACCCGGATCCGCAAGACGGTCGACACGGCCGTACGCGACTTCGGTGACCTCGCCGAGGTCGCCGACCTCTCCGAGCGGCTCGCCGTCGAGCTGCCCGAGAGCCCCGTGGCGGTCTGA
- a CDS encoding bifunctional DNA primase/polymerase has product MGFTIGGSRGIRDIRSGSRRRGRSSECTAVAEFTGLWGWDVVPGARAAAGACSCGRGDCPAPGAHPLGFAPEIPAGSTLDEVTEAWAEVPGASVMLPVGRAFDVIEVAEPAGRRALTRLERMGLPLGPVAATPEGRAHFFVAPGGAAELPRLLYRLGWDTPSTLDLRGLGPGAYITAPPSDRGGLGPVRWLRPPALDSATRPPQARLLLGTLAHLAHRSRA; this is encoded by the coding sequence ATGGGGTTCACCATCGGCGGCAGTCGAGGAATCCGCGACATCCGGTCCGGCTCACGCCGCCGCGGCCGTTCGTCGGAGTGCACGGCCGTGGCCGAGTTCACCGGACTGTGGGGCTGGGACGTGGTGCCGGGAGCGCGGGCCGCCGCGGGCGCCTGCTCCTGCGGCCGCGGCGACTGCCCGGCCCCGGGCGCGCACCCGCTGGGCTTCGCGCCGGAGATCCCCGCCGGATCCACGCTGGACGAGGTGACCGAGGCATGGGCCGAGGTGCCCGGCGCCTCCGTGATGCTCCCGGTCGGCCGGGCCTTCGACGTGATCGAGGTGGCGGAGCCGGCCGGGCGCCGGGCCCTGACCCGGCTGGAGCGGATGGGCCTGCCGCTCGGTCCGGTCGCGGCGACCCCCGAGGGCCGCGCCCACTTCTTCGTCGCCCCGGGCGGCGCGGCCGAGCTGCCCCGGCTGCTGTACCGCCTGGGCTGGGACACCCCCTCCACCCTCGACCTGCGCGGCCTGGGCCCGGGCGCGTACATCACGGCCCCGCCCTCCGACCGCGGCGGGCTGGGCCCGGTGCGCTGGCTGCGCCCGCCCGCCCTCGACTCGGCGACCAGGCCACCGCAGGCGCGGCTGCTGCTGGGGACCCTGGCCCATCTGGCGCACCGGTCACGGGCCTAG
- a CDS encoding sugar porter family MFS transporter — MTSTAQAPKSGARTAHPDHLGHVIFIAAAAAMGGFLFGYDSSVINGAVEAIRDRYDVGSAALAQVIAIALIGCAIGAATAGRIADRIGRIRCMQIAAVLFTVSAVGSALPFALWDLAFWRVVGGFAIGMASVIGPAYIAEVAPPAYRGRLGSFQQAAIVVGIAVSQLVNWGLLHAAGGDQRGELMGLEAWQVMLGVMVVPAVLYGLLSFAIPESPRFLISVGKHDRARQILEEVEGKDVDLDARVTEIESAMHREEKSSFKDLLGGSFFFKPIVWIGIGLSVFQQFVGINVAFYYSSTLWQSVGVDPTDSFFYSFTTSIINIVGTVIAMIFVDRVGRKPLAIIGSVGMVVGLALEAWAFSFDLVGGKLPETQGWVALIAAHVFVLFFALSWGVVVWVMLGEMFPNRIRAAALGVAAAAQWIANWAITASFPSLADWNLSVTYVIYTVFAALSIPFVLKFVKETKGKALEEMG; from the coding sequence GTGACCAGCACAGCGCAGGCACCCAAGTCAGGAGCCAGGACGGCTCACCCCGATCATCTCGGGCACGTCATCTTCATCGCGGCGGCGGCCGCCATGGGCGGCTTCCTCTTCGGCTACGACAGCTCCGTGATCAACGGCGCCGTCGAGGCCATCCGGGACCGCTACGACGTCGGATCCGCGGCGCTGGCCCAGGTCATCGCCATCGCCCTGATCGGCTGCGCCATCGGCGCCGCGACCGCCGGCCGGATAGCCGACCGCATCGGCCGCATCCGCTGCATGCAGATCGCCGCCGTCCTCTTCACCGTCAGCGCCGTCGGCTCCGCGCTGCCCTTCGCGCTGTGGGACCTGGCCTTCTGGCGGGTCGTCGGCGGTTTCGCCATCGGTATGGCCTCCGTGATCGGCCCCGCCTACATCGCCGAGGTCGCCCCGCCCGCCTACCGCGGCCGGCTCGGTTCCTTCCAGCAGGCCGCGATCGTCGTCGGCATCGCGGTGTCGCAGCTGGTCAACTGGGGTCTGCTGCACGCCGCCGGCGGTGACCAGCGCGGTGAGCTGATGGGCCTGGAGGCCTGGCAGGTCATGCTCGGCGTCATGGTGGTCCCGGCCGTCCTCTACGGCCTGCTGTCCTTCGCCATCCCCGAGTCCCCGCGCTTCCTGATCTCCGTCGGCAAGCACGACCGCGCCCGCCAGATCCTCGAAGAGGTCGAGGGCAAGGACGTGGACCTGGACGCCCGCGTCACCGAGATCGAGTCGGCGATGCACCGCGAGGAGAAGTCCAGCTTCAAGGACCTGCTCGGCGGCAGCTTCTTCTTCAAGCCGATCGTCTGGATCGGTATCGGCCTGTCGGTCTTCCAGCAGTTCGTCGGCATCAACGTCGCGTTCTACTACTCCTCGACGCTGTGGCAGTCGGTCGGTGTCGACCCCACGGACTCCTTCTTCTACTCGTTCACGACGTCGATCATCAACATCGTCGGCACCGTGATCGCGATGATCTTCGTCGACCGCGTCGGCCGCAAGCCGCTCGCCATCATCGGTTCGGTCGGCATGGTGGTCGGCCTGGCGCTGGAGGCGTGGGCGTTCTCCTTCGACCTCGTCGGCGGCAAGCTTCCGGAGACCCAGGGCTGGGTCGCCCTGATCGCCGCACACGTGTTCGTCCTCTTCTTCGCCCTGTCCTGGGGTGTGGTCGTCTGGGTCATGCTCGGCGAGATGTTCCCGAACCGGATCCGTGCCGCCGCCCTGGGTGTGGCCGCCGCCGCGCAGTGGATCGCCAACTGGGCCATCACCGCGAGCTTCCCGTCGCTGGCCGACTGGAACCTGTCCGTCACCTACGTGATCTACACGGTCTTCGCCGCGCTCTCCATCCCGTTCGTCCTGAAGTTCGTGAAGGAGACGAAGGGCAAGGCCCTGGAGGAGATGGGCTGA
- the smc gene encoding chromosome segregation protein SMC: MHLKALTLRGFKSFASATTLRFEPGITCVVGPNGSGKSNVVDALSWVMGEQGAKSLRGGKMEDVIFAGTTGRPPLGRAEVSLTIDNSDGALPIEYAEVTITRTMFRNGGSEYQINGDTCRLLDIQELLSDSGIGREMHVIVGQGQLDSVLHADPMGRRAFIEEAAGVLKHRKRKEKALRKLDAMQANLARVQDLTDELRRQLKPLGRQAAVARRAAVIQADLRDARLRLLADDLVRLREALQAEIADEAALKERREAAARELDRALRREAALEEEVRRLTPRLQRAQQTWYELSQLAERVRGTVSLADARVQSATTATVEERPGRDPEDLEREAARIREQEAELEAALEAARRALDDTVAHRAELERELAQEERRLKDAARAIADRREGLARLTGQVGAARSRAAAAQAEIERLGAARDEATERAKAAQEEYEALKAEVDGLDAGEADLAERHEAARRDLAEAEAALSAAREAATAAERRRAATQARHDALALGLRRKDGTGALLAARDRLTGLLGPAAELLTVTPGYEVPLAAAFGAAADALAVSSPAAAADALRLLRKQDAGRATLLVAGAPGDVPEETGGGEPPYAAGLVHGPDELMPAVRRLLRGIVVVGTLEDAEELVYARPGLTAVTAEGDLLGAHVAQGGSAGAPSLLEVRASVDEAAAELAELAVRCEELAEAQHAAQERRRECAALVEELGERRRAADREKSAVAQQLGRLAGQARGAAGEAERSQAAARRAQEALDEAVAQAEELAERLAVAEEMPVEEEPDTARRDRLAADGANARQTEMEARLQVRTHEERVKALAGRADSLDRAARAEREARARAERRRARLRHEAAVAAAVAAGARQLLAHVEVSLARADRERTAAEAAKAHCERELAAARTEGRDLKAELDKLTDSVHRGEVLGAEKRLRIEQLETKALEELGVEPAGLVAEYGPDQPVPPAPPADGEEPPDDPDHPRNRPRPFVRAEQEKRLKAAERAYQQLGKVNPLALEEFAALEERHQFLSEQLEDLKKTRADLLQVVKEVDERVEQVFTEAYRDTAREFEGVFSRLFPGGEGRLVLTDPDHMLTTGVDVEARPPGKKVKRLSLLSGGERSLTAVALLVSIFKARPSPFYVMDEVEAALDDTNLQRLIRIMQELQETSQLIVITHQKRTMEVADALYGVSMQGDGVSKVISQRLR; this comes from the coding sequence GTGCACCTGAAGGCCCTGACCCTGCGCGGGTTCAAGTCGTTCGCCTCGGCGACCACGCTCCGGTTCGAACCGGGGATCACCTGCGTGGTCGGACCGAACGGCTCGGGCAAGTCCAATGTCGTGGACGCGCTGAGCTGGGTCATGGGCGAACAGGGCGCCAAGTCGCTGCGCGGCGGCAAGATGGAGGACGTCATCTTCGCCGGCACCACGGGCCGCCCGCCCCTGGGCCGCGCCGAGGTCTCCCTGACCATCGACAACTCCGACGGGGCCCTGCCCATCGAGTACGCCGAGGTCACCATCACGCGGACGATGTTCCGCAACGGCGGCAGCGAGTACCAGATCAACGGTGACACCTGCCGTCTGCTGGACATCCAGGAACTGCTCTCCGACTCCGGTATCGGCCGGGAGATGCACGTCATCGTCGGCCAGGGCCAGCTCGACTCCGTCCTGCACGCCGACCCGATGGGCCGCCGCGCCTTCATCGAGGAGGCCGCCGGTGTCCTCAAGCACCGCAAGCGCAAGGAGAAGGCGCTGCGGAAGCTGGACGCGATGCAGGCCAACCTCGCGCGCGTGCAGGACCTCACGGACGAGCTGCGCAGGCAGCTCAAACCGCTCGGCCGGCAGGCGGCGGTGGCGCGCAGGGCCGCCGTCATCCAGGCCGACCTGCGCGACGCCCGGCTCCGCCTGCTCGCCGACGACCTCGTACGGCTGCGCGAGGCGCTCCAGGCCGAGATCGCCGACGAGGCGGCGCTGAAGGAACGCCGGGAGGCCGCCGCGCGGGAGCTGGACCGGGCTCTGCGGCGCGAGGCCGCGCTGGAGGAGGAGGTGCGCCGCCTCACCCCGCGCCTCCAGCGCGCCCAGCAGACCTGGTACGAGCTGTCCCAGCTCGCGGAGCGGGTGCGCGGCACCGTCTCGCTGGCCGACGCGCGCGTGCAGAGCGCCACGACGGCGACGGTGGAGGAGCGTCCCGGCCGGGACCCGGAGGACCTGGAGCGCGAGGCCGCCCGCATCCGCGAACAGGAGGCCGAACTGGAGGCCGCCCTGGAGGCGGCCCGGCGCGCCCTGGACGACACGGTCGCCCACCGCGCCGAGCTGGAGCGCGAGCTGGCGCAGGAGGAGCGGCGCCTGAAGGACGCCGCCCGCGCCATCGCCGACCGGCGCGAGGGCCTGGCCCGGCTCACCGGACAGGTGGGGGCGGCCCGCTCGCGCGCCGCCGCGGCCCAGGCCGAGATCGAGCGCCTGGGCGCCGCCCGGGACGAGGCCACGGAACGGGCGAAGGCCGCCCAGGAGGAGTACGAGGCGCTCAAGGCCGAGGTCGACGGTCTCGACGCGGGCGAGGCCGACCTCGCCGAACGGCACGAGGCGGCCCGGCGCGACCTCGCCGAGGCGGAGGCCGCGCTGAGCGCCGCCCGGGAGGCCGCCACCGCGGCGGAGCGCCGGCGCGCCGCCACCCAGGCCCGGCACGACGCCCTCGCCCTGGGCCTGCGCCGCAAGGACGGCACCGGGGCGCTGCTCGCCGCGCGGGACCGGCTCACCGGCCTGCTGGGCCCGGCCGCCGAGCTGCTCACCGTGACCCCCGGGTACGAGGTGCCGCTGGCCGCCGCCTTCGGCGCCGCCGCCGACGCGCTCGCCGTGAGCAGCCCGGCCGCCGCCGCCGACGCCCTGCGGCTGCTGCGCAAACAGGACGCAGGCCGGGCCACCCTGCTGGTCGCCGGCGCCCCCGGCGACGTACCGGAGGAGACGGGCGGCGGCGAGCCGCCGTACGCGGCCGGCCTGGTGCACGGGCCGGACGAGCTGATGCCCGCCGTACGGCGGCTGCTGCGCGGGATCGTCGTCGTCGGCACCCTGGAGGACGCCGAGGAGCTCGTGTACGCGCGGCCCGGCCTGACCGCCGTCACCGCCGAGGGCGATCTGCTGGGCGCGCACGTCGCGCAGGGCGGGTCCGCCGGGGCGCCCAGCCTCCTGGAGGTGCGGGCGTCCGTGGACGAGGCCGCCGCCGAGCTGGCGGAGCTGGCCGTACGGTGCGAGGAACTGGCCGAGGCGCAGCACGCGGCGCAGGAGCGGCGCCGGGAGTGCGCGGCGCTCGTGGAGGAGCTGGGGGAGCGGCGCCGGGCCGCCGACCGGGAGAAGTCGGCGGTCGCCCAGCAGCTCGGGCGGCTGGCCGGGCAGGCGCGGGGCGCCGCCGGGGAGGCCGAGCGGTCACAGGCCGCGGCGCGGCGGGCCCAGGAGGCGCTCGACGAGGCGGTGGCGCAGGCCGAGGAACTCGCCGAGCGGCTCGCCGTCGCCGAGGAGATGCCGGTCGAGGAGGAGCCCGACACCGCGCGCCGCGACCGGCTCGCCGCCGACGGGGCCAACGCCCGCCAGACCGAGATGGAGGCCCGCCTCCAGGTCCGTACGCACGAGGAACGGGTCAAGGCGCTGGCCGGGCGGGCCGACTCGCTGGACCGGGCCGCCCGCGCGGAACGCGAGGCACGCGCGCGTGCCGAACGGCGCCGGGCCCGGCTGCGCCACGAGGCGGCCGTCGCCGCGGCGGTCGCCGCCGGTGCCCGGCAGCTCCTCGCCCATGTGGAGGTCTCCCTCGCCCGCGCCGACCGGGAGCGGACCGCCGCCGAGGCCGCCAAGGCGCACTGCGAGCGGGAGCTGGCCGCCGCGCGCACCGAGGGCCGGGACCTGAAGGCGGAGCTCGACAAGTTGACGGATTCGGTTCACCGGGGCGAGGTACTCGGCGCCGAGAAACGGCTGCGGATCGAGCAGCTCGAGACCAAGGCGCTGGAGGAACTCGGTGTGGAACCGGCGGGGCTCGTCGCCGAGTACGGCCCGGATCAACCGGTGCCGCCCGCGCCCCCCGCCGACGGCGAGGAGCCGCCGGACGATCCGGACCATCCACGCAACCGGCCCCGCCCGTTCGTACGAGCCGAGCAGGAGAAGCGGCTCAAGGCGGCCGAGCGGGCCTACCAGCAGCTCGGCAAGGTCAATCCGCTGGCCCTGGAGGAGTTCGCGGCGCTGGAGGAGCGGCACCAGTTCCTCAGCGAGCAACTGGAGGACCTGAAGAAGACCCGCGCCGACCTGCTCCAGGTCGTCAAGGAGGTCGACGAGCGGGTCGAGCAGGTCTTCACCGAGGCGTACCGGGACACCGCCCGCGAGTTCGAAGGCGTGTTCAGCCGCCTGTTCCCGGGTGGTGAGGGCCGGCTCGTGCTGACCGACCCCGACCACATGCTGACCACGGGTGTGGATGTCGAGGCCCGGCCACCGGGCAAGAAGGTCAAGCGGCTGTCGCTGCTGTCCGGCGGGGAGCGGTCGCTGACCGCCGTGGCGCTGCTTGTGTCGATCTTCAAGGCGCGGCCCAGTCCGTTCTATGTCATGGACGAGGTCGAGGCCGCCCTCGACGACACGAACCTGCAGCGGCTGATCCGGATCATGCAGGAATTGCAGGAGACCTCGCAGCTGATCGTGATCACGCACCAGAAGCGCACGATGGAGGTCGCCGACGCCCTCTATGGCGTGTCCATGCAGGGCGACGGTGTGTCGAAGGTCATCTCCCAGCGGCTCCGCTGA